Sequence from the Candidatus Phytoplasma solani genome:
TGTCAGTTCTAAGATGCGGTCAGCTAAGGTAGATTTTCCGTGGTCGATGTGAGCGATAATAGAAAAATTACGAATACGAGTTTGTCTTTCTTTTATTTTAGTTATATCCATGCGTTGCATTCCTTTGGTTTTTGATTTTTGAGATTTTTTGTTAGTAATTGTTTTGGTGGTAAGTTTTGACGGCTTTTGTAAGACAACAAAAATTAACCTTTTGTTTATTTTTAAATGAAAAGTTATTATTTTTTTTGTTAAACGTTGCAATAAATGTTTTAAAAATCGGATAGATTACAAACACAAATAAAACAAAAAAAGATAAAGTAACTTCGTATTTGGCATCTATTCGTCTTTGCAAAAGCATATCTAAAAGGATGTAAAATTTTGACAATAAAAATAGAGCTTCCAACAATAAAACCACTAAAAATTAATAAATTAATAACAACCCAAACATTTTTAAAAATTTTGATATTTTCTGAATTAACTATTGCTACAATAATTCCAAATAAAAACAAATAAAAGACAGTAAAGATACAAAAATTAAAACTGACAAAAGCGATTTTATAAACAAGTGTTTTTTTGTTTGCGAAATTTTTTATAACAAAGGAAAATAATGATAAAAAAAATTACTTATTAAAAAGAAAATAAAAAGACTGATGCTAATAAATATATCATATGGATTTATGTTTACTTTATTAGTTTTAGAATTGAAATTTAAATATATCATAAAAACTACCTAAAAAAGATTAAAAAGAATAACTGTAAAACGAGCTAGTTTTCAAAGCAAAGCATGACAACATGTCTGAGATAATGACATTTAATACAGTAATTTCTAAAGCTTGCCAAAAGATGTTTTGATTTGCTGAATTAATGATTGCTTGAGTTTTATCATTGATGGTTTGGTTTGTTGGTGGATTGATTTTAAACTGCATGCATTATACAAAACAAAAGGAGCAAAATTGAAAGAAAAAATAAAATTAAAGCTCATGTTTTTGAATAATTTGCTTATAAGTAGCAATATTTTTTTTGGTCTTAATTATTTGTGTTTGTTCTCATTTTTGCTCTTCGATAGTTTTTCAAGATTTTTTAGTAAAAATATTTTTGATTCTCCTTTTGATTGGGATGTTTAGCATCATTGATAATAAAAAAATCATCGATTCAAAGATATTATAACAAAAAAAGAGGAGCTTTTTTGCAATAAATGCTTTGTTAGAAAATAAAAAAAAGAGACTTTTAAAAATCTCTTTTTGATATTATTCTATTTTCCTTGCAATTGTAAGCGGATTTTATCTAGTAATTTATTATTAAATTTATGTTGTTTTTCGTCGTTTAAATTGCAAAATTGCTTAGTTAATTCGACTGCTTCGTCAATAATGATTGCATGGGGGGTAGTTTTTTCTAACAATTCAAAAGTAGCCCAACGAATAATGGCTTTATCAATTTTATTTAAACGATTTAGTTTGTAATTAAACAGGTTTTTGATTATAATTTCATCGATCGATTGCAGTTTATTAATAATTTGATTAAAACAAGGATCGATGGTTTTGATGCGCCCAGATAAAGGATCAAAATTAGAATCATAAAAATCATATTGATACAATAATTTAATCACTTCAATCCTTAATAAACGTGCTTTTTTATTAGTTTTTGGCTTACACATGGTAATTATTTTTTAGATTAGTTGCTACTTGCTGCCAATCTAAAACATTGAAAAAAGCTTCAATATAATCAATTCTGCGATTTTGATAATTTAAATAATAAGCATGTTCCCAGACATCCAAACCAATTAGAGGGATGCCTTGGTCTAAGACTACATCTTGATTAGGGGTTGAAGTTACTTCTAAATGACCTTTTGGATTTATTATCATCCAAGCCCAACCACTACCAAAGATAGTTTTAGCAATGTTGGCAAAAGCATTTTTAAACCCTTCTAATGAACCGAAATCACGGTTAATCAATTCTTCTAATAAACCTTGGGGTAAGATGCCATGGTTTAATTTCAGAAGAGTCCAAAAAAAAGTATGATTAAAATGACCGCCACCGTTATTACGCACTATTTGTCTAATGTCTTTTGGAAGCAAAGATAAATTAGTTAGCATTTGTTCTAAAGTTAAATTAATTTGTTGATGTTGTTTTAAAGCGTCATTTAAATTGTTGATATATGTTTGATGGTGTTTGGTGTGGTGGATTTCCATTGTTTTGGCATCAAAAAACGGTTCTAAAGCGTCGTATTTAAAATTAAGTTTAGGTAAACTAAATTGCATCGGTAATATACCCCTTTTTTAATTTGTTTGGTAAGATTTCAATAAAAAAACATTGCCTGAGTCCGTAAGAGAAACAAACAATGCTTTAAAATGAAATTTTAATTTGATTTTTTAATTTTATTGTTGACTTGTAGCAGGGCTGTTTTCTAAAGCTTTTAAACCAGCTAAATTGAGTAATCCCCAAGGTTTGTTGAAATGAGGTTGGAAGAAAAAATCAACAAAAGCTAATTGTTCGACTGTCATTTCATTTTGGATGCAAACACTTAAAGTATTTATTTTTTCGGTTAAATCCAAGCGAGAAACAATTTGTCCGCCTAAAATCTTGCGAGTATCTTTATCAAAAACAAGTTTTAAAGTCACTGTTTCAAATTCAGGCATAAATTCCGGTCGATTTGCATCTTTAATGGTAACAACGTCATAGTTTTTACCTAAATCTTTAGCTACTGTTTCTGTCAAACCAGTCGAAGAAATATTTAAATCAATAATTTTGATACCACTAGTACCCTGAGTGCCTAAGTATTTGATTTTTTGTTCACTAATATTTAAACCTACTAAAGTTCCCATTCGTATAGCATTGGTTGCTAAAGGCATGTATTTGACTTCTTGATTGGGATTATAATAAACATTAACACAATCGCCACAAGCATAAACATCAGGGTCAGAAGTTTGCATATATTCGTTAACTACTAAAGCTCCGTTGAAAGAAGTTTTTAAATCGTTAGCAAATAATTGGGTATTTGGTCTAAAACTAATACACATAATTACCATTTCAGTTTCAAAAGAAACCTTATCGGTTTTAACATGAGTTACTAAATTATCTTTGACTTCAAACCCAGCTATTTTTTGTCCTAAAGCTAAGGTAGTGCCATGATTGATTAATTCTTGTTGGGCTAAATCAGTAAATTCTTGATCTAAATATTTAGACATGATACGTTGTTCGCCATCGATCAAAACAACTTCTTTTTTTTGCAAAGCAAAAGCTTCAGCTAATTCAATGCCGATATATCCAGCGCCAACGACAGTTATTTTTTTCACTTTTTTGCTGTAAGCAATAATTTCTTTGGCATGACTAAAATTTTTAGATAATAAAACGTTTTTACTGTTAATTCCTGGAATCGGTGGAATAACAGGCCAAGAACCGGCAGCAATTACTAATTTATCGTAATTATCGGTAAATTCTTTTTTGGTTTCTAAATTTTTGACTAAAATTTCTTTTTTGGCAAAATCCACTTTTAAAACTTCATGTTTTAATTTCGTGTTAATGCCCATGCTGATTAATTCATCTGGGTTAGAATAAAAAAGACCACGATTGTCTTTAACAACTCCTCCAACATACAAAGCAATCCCACAAGAAAGAAAAGAAATGTTGTCATTTCTTTCGTAAACTAAAATATCAGTTTGGGGTTGAAATTTTTTAATAGTTTTTGCTGCGGCAGTGCCTGCATGAGTACAACCAATAACGATAACTTTCATAAAATGTTATCACCTCTTTTTTTACAATATTTTTTTTGTTTCAAGATTTTTTCCTATACACTTTTAATTATACAACTAAAATTATCAAATAAGGCAAAAAAATTTATTTCTTTATTTTTTTATTTCTTTTAGCAAGACAACAACAATTGCCACAGCATAATTAGATGTATGCGAAAGAGAAAGCAAAACTTGGTTTTTAAAACGATCATCTGCTAAATAAGGAACGCCATTTTGATCATTTAAAATAGACCAATCGCAATAATTGGTTTTGCTATAATTGAGTTTAGCTTGTGTTTGGAAGGCTTTGAAAAGGGCTTCTTTGGCTGCCCATCTGCCGGCTAAAAAAGTTAATTGTCTTTCGAGATGGCAAAAAGTTTGAAAAACTTTTTTTTCTTGATCAGATAAAACTCTTGCAGCCAGTTTTTCAATGCCAATATTTTGAATCTTTTTGATTTCGACTAAATCGATGCCGATATTTTGGATATTCATATAGTTTCTTTCTTCTTTTTTATTTTGACTTTTGAAAAGGTTTTTACTTATTTTTTATTAAAGTTTGCTTGAACTTCATTATTTTAAAAAACTGTTATTTGATGTATAAAATAAATTTAAAATTATTTATCTTATTTTATGTTATAATAATAAACATACTATTGGTGGTGTTGGTGATTCGGTTTTTGTTGGGTAGTGTGAAGAATTAGAAAAAAACAAAGGAAGGAAGTAATGATTATTAAAAATAATCAAAAAAACTAAGTATAGCTACACAAAACGCATATATCAAGTATTTTGCTTCATATTTATAATTATTATTTTTAGTTTTGGTTCTCATTCGGTCTTAGCTCAAACAATGAGTTTGGTAAGACCTCAAGTTGATGCAACATTGTTGGATCCAAATCAAGTTAGTGAAGTTTTGCAAATTCGAAGAGATGCATTAACAAGACTAAATTCAGTTAGTCCATTTTGGTGGGTTCAAAGTCAAAAACATCCTTTAGTGTTACAAGCATCTTCGCCTAAATACGATAAAGAAGTGGACATAGTAAAAGAATTTGTTAACGGTGAAATGTGGTTATATGTATATGATTATGAAACTGGTAAATTAATTGCTATATATCGTAATGTAATAACAGAAGAATTTACAGATTCTAAAGGCAATGTTTGGCTTTATATTTATGATGCTAAAACTGGTAAATTTATTGATAAATATATTATTAAATATAGCAAAAAAACAGTTAATGTAAAATATTTTCAAGATTATAAAAATTTAATCAAAGGAGTAAAACAATGAAGAAGAAAAAAATAGTTAAATGTTTGGGTCCTGTTTTTCATTTAAGTTTTGATTATGCTTTTGGAGACAACAATAAAAGACCACAAACGGGCTTACCTAACGCTATCACTGTATTTGACAATGGGATTGTTGACCATTTTGATGCTAACGGTAAACGTTTTCAAAGTACTTTAATTCATATACCTTTTCGCGAATATGTAGTATGTAAATATTTTGCGGATACAGGGATTGTAGATACTATCACTATGTATGGAAATTCATCTTATTCTGTTATTAAAGGAACAGAACTAAAGTTTTATAACTATGATGGAACAATTAATCATGACTTCAAAGAAAGTGAAGAAGATCCAGATCGTCACTTCAAAGAAAAAGAAATTGAAGTCGATGAAGATCGAGAAACAATTATTAATCGTCACTTCAAAGAAAAAGAAATTGAAGTCGATGAATAATTTATTAAAAAATTTAAATTATAACACTAATTTAGGAGTTTTCAAGTTTTAGTTGTTGTATTAGATGATTATTTGCAAGATTATTAAAAAAATAACCAAAGGAGCTAATAATGACTATAAAAAGAGAAGTTAAAACTACAAGACTTAATATTTATGGAAAAGATGATAAAAGACCAAAAACAGGTTTTCCAAACACTGTCAATATATCTAAGGAAGGGATTGTAGATTATTTCGATGCTAACGGCAAACGTTTTCAATCAACTTGTCTTATAATGCCTTATCGCATTTATATAGTGGCTAAATTTTGTGTCAACACCGGGATCGTAGATACTGTCACTCATTATAGCCCTAATTCTTCCAAAGATGCTCATTATACTGTTTTTCGAGGCAAAAGCATAACTGACTATAACTATGACGGAACCATAAAGAGCAATTATAAACTTGAACCAAATCGAAAACACCCAATTTTAATTTAAAATAAATCTCATGTTTTGTGAAAATATTTTTCACAAAGACCACATGACTCTTTCCATTATCACATAAAAATACAAAAGTCAAAAATAACATTTAAGATCAACTTTTATAGTTGGTCTTTTTTTTGCTTTTAAACTTTAAAACATTAAATATTTCATTTTCAAATTGTAAAGTTAATTGTCTTTCGAGATGGCAAAAAGTTTGAAAAACTTTTTTTCTTGATTAGATAAAATTCTTGCAGTCAATTT
This genomic interval carries:
- a CDS encoding transcription antitermination protein NusB, yielding MCKPKTNKKARLLRIEVIKLLYQYDFYDSNFDPLSGRIKTIDPCFNQIINKLQSIDEIIIKNLFNYKLNRLNKIDKAIIRWATFELLEKTTPHAIIIDEAVELTKQFCNLNDEKQHKFNNKLLDKIRLQLQGK
- a CDS encoding superoxide dismutase; translation: MQFSLPKLNFKYDALEPFFDAKTMEIHHTKHHQTYINNLNDALKQHQQINLTLEQMLTNLSLLPKDIRQIVRNNGGGHFNHTFFWTLLKLNHGILPQGLLEELINRDFGSLEGFKNAFANIAKTIFGSGWAWMIINPKGHLEVTSTPNQDVVLDQGIPLIGLDVWEHAYYLNYQNRRIDYIEAFFNVLDWQQVATNLKNNYHV
- the acpS gene encoding holo-ACP synthase — protein: MNIQNIGIDLVEIKKIQNIGIEKLAARVLSDQEKKVFQTFCHLERQLTFLAGRWAAKEALFKAFQTQAKLNYSKTNYCDWSILNDQNGVPYLADDRFKNQVLLSLSHTSNYAVAIVVVLLKEIKK
- a CDS encoding FAD-dependent oxidoreductase, which produces MKVIVIGCTHAGTAAAKTIKKFQPQTDILVYERNDNISFLSCGIALYVGGVVKDNRGLFYSNPDELISMGINTKLKHEVLKVDFAKKEILVKNLETKKEFTDNYDKLVIAAGSWPVIPPIPGINSKNVLLSKNFSHAKEIIAYSKKVKKITVVGAGYIGIELAEAFALQKKEVVLIDGEQRIMSKYLDQEFTDLAQQELINHGTTLALGQKIAGFEVKDNLVTHVKTDKVSFETEMVIMCISFRPNTQLFANDLKTSFNGALVVNEYMQTSDPDVYACGDCVNVYYNPNQEVKYMPLATNAIRMGTLVGLNISEQKIKYLGTQGTSGIKIIDLNISSTGLTETVAKDLGKNYDVVTIKDANRPEFMPEFETVTLKLVFDKDTRKILGGQIVSRLDLTEKINTLSVCIQNEMTVEQLAFVDFFFQPHFNKPWGLLNLAGLKALENSPATSQQ